The following coding sequences are from one Triticum aestivum cultivar Chinese Spring chromosome 5A, IWGSC CS RefSeq v2.1, whole genome shotgun sequence window:
- the LOC123105404 gene encoding uncharacterized protein has translation MPFQLKAGHHHGAMDGKPPPPPPLAPPRVSRLRRLLVRVSASERLAVAGDGKEREKEERPVGSGEAEVGSVGLDRMVLSFMEDSAAVERPPRGRCNCFNGSNYEESDDEEGFFLPSGQASAPPPSAAGDTLEALKSLVQSASVAERNLLADASRIAERCGRTCKGKAECRRAVADGLRALGYDAAVCKSRWEKTKSYPAGEHEYIDAVVGDGARLIVEVHFRSEFEVARSTKAYRAALQALPPLFVGTSDRLGKIVSVVAEAARQSMKKKGLHFPPWRKPEYMRAKWLSPHVRTGDKAAAPSPAASATATATAVSAASFSGEFELLFGMNQSGGVSSTPGEKITVVVSPWRPTEEAASKKQQPRAKVVTGLAAVL, from the exons ATGCCGTTCCAGCTCAAGGCCGGCCACCACCACGGCGCCATGGacgggaagccgccgccgccgccgccgctcgcgccgcccAGGGTCTCCCGCCTCCGCAGGCTGCTCGTGAGGGTCTCCGCCTCGGAGCGCCTCGCGGTGGCCGGGGACGGCAAGGAgcgggagaaggaggagaggccggTGGGCAGCGGGGAGGCGGAGGTCGGCTCGGTGGGGCTCGACCGCATGGTGCTCAGCTTCATGGAGGACTCCGCGGCCGTCGAGCGCCCGCCGCGCGGCCGCTGCAACTGCTTCAACGGCAGCAACTacgaggagagcgacgacgagGAGGGCTTCTTCCTCCCCTCCGGCCAGGCCTCCGCGCCTCCCCCGTCCGCGGCCGGCGACACCCTGGAGGCACTCAAG AGTTTGGTGCAGAGCGCCAGCGTCGCCGAGCGGAACCTTCTCGCCGACGCTTCCAGGATCGCCGAGCGGTGCGGCAGGACCTGCAAGGGCAAGGCCGAgtgccgccgcgccgtcgccgacGGCCTCAGGGCCCTCGGCTATGACGCCGCCGTCTGCAAGTCGCGCTGGGAGAAGACCAAGTCCTACCCCGCTG GGGAGCACGAGTACATCGACGCCGTTGTTGGGGACGGAGCGAGGCTGATCGTGGAGGTGCACTTCAGGTCCGAGTTCGAGGTGGCCCGGTCGACCAAGGCGTACCGCGCGGCGCTCCAGGCGCTGCCGCCGTTGTTCGTTGGCACGTCCGACCGGCTCGGGAAGATCGTGTCCGtggtggcggaggcggcgcggcagagcatgaagaagaagggGCTGCACTTCCCACCATGGCGTAAGCCGGAGTACATGCGCGCCAAGTGGCTGTCCCCGCACGTCCGCACCGGCGACAAGGCGGCCGCCCCGTCCCCCGCCGCCTCTGCAACTGCAACTGCGACGGCGGTGTCGGCGGCGAGCTTCTCCGGCGAGTTCGAGCTGCTGTTCGGCATGAACCAGAGCGGGGGGGTCTCGTCCACCCCCGGCGAGAAGATCACGGTGGTGGTATCGCCGTGGCGCCCGACGGAGGAGGCGGCGAGCAAGAAGCAGCAGCCCAGGGCGAAGGTCGTCACGGGGCTCGCCGCCGTCCTCTga